A window from Cellulomonas sp. C5510 encodes these proteins:
- a CDS encoding MMPL family transporter, producing MLRILRGVGSGLLVLAVAAAWLAVGAFGGMAQGRLSQVQTNDSAAFLPSSAESTRAAELSAGFTESESLPVLVVLAPEGGGALDPQALAAVQPVVEDLPGVAIPGADPAAGDPATIGDVLTGDPVVVPSEDGEALLVPLSLDADATEQALADDESVVGAVVQAVRDTFAEELGATADSAGETGLNAWVTGPGGFVADLTNAFGGIDGVLLLVALGAVLVILVLVYRSPFLPLAVILTAVFALCAAALAVYHLADSGALTLNGQAQGILSILVVGASVDYALLIVARYREELRLVERPAAAMRRALRRSLEPIAASAGTVVAGLLCLLLSDLASNRSLGPVGAIGIASAFLAAFTLLPLLLLVAGPRSRALFWPRIPRPHAAAHAAAPVGAADEPAPAGASSAGAHVAAGSARDPLPATGLWGRLARWVGRRDRVVWIATSVVLLACAAFVPTFQASGTSQADVFLTDVDSVAGEEVLAAHFPAGVVQPAVVVVDTDEADAVVEAALEVEGVQAAAPYTGASATGAPGGADAGAAGGTDAAAADGASGGDDAGAPGDEASAGGESAAGAPGAAPQADPVVVDGRVRVDVTTEAAADTTEGVATVGRLREAVHEVAPDALVGGAAAETLDAQDAGTRDLRVIVPVVLVVILLILMLLLRSVLAAVLLMLANVLSFAAALGVAALVFDHVLDFPGADPAVPLYAFTFLVALGVDYSIFLMTRVREESVRVGTRDGVLRGLAVTGGVITSAGVVLAMTFAALGVIPLLFLAQLAFIVAFGVLLDTLVVRSLLVPALVHDVGARTWWPSRLSRSPAGQDAAATGEDAGRA from the coding sequence ATGCTGAGGATCTTGCGCGGGGTCGGGAGCGGTCTGCTGGTGCTGGCGGTCGCCGCGGCGTGGCTGGCGGTCGGCGCGTTCGGTGGGATGGCGCAGGGCCGGCTGTCGCAGGTGCAGACGAACGACTCGGCGGCGTTCCTGCCGTCGTCCGCCGAGTCGACGCGTGCCGCGGAGCTCTCGGCCGGGTTCACCGAGTCGGAGTCGCTGCCCGTGCTGGTCGTCCTGGCGCCCGAGGGCGGCGGGGCGCTCGACCCGCAGGCGCTCGCCGCCGTGCAGCCGGTGGTGGAGGACCTGCCGGGTGTCGCGATCCCCGGCGCGGACCCCGCCGCCGGGGACCCCGCCACCATCGGGGACGTGCTCACCGGCGACCCGGTCGTCGTGCCCTCCGAGGACGGCGAGGCGCTGCTGGTCCCGCTGTCGCTCGACGCGGACGCGACCGAGCAGGCGCTCGCCGACGACGAGAGCGTCGTGGGGGCGGTCGTCCAGGCGGTGCGCGACACGTTCGCCGAGGAGCTCGGCGCCACCGCCGACAGCGCCGGGGAGACGGGGCTGAACGCCTGGGTCACCGGGCCCGGCGGCTTCGTCGCGGACCTCACGAACGCGTTCGGCGGCATCGACGGCGTGCTGCTGCTCGTCGCGCTGGGCGCCGTCCTCGTCATCCTCGTGCTCGTCTACCGCTCGCCGTTCCTCCCGCTCGCGGTCATCCTCACGGCGGTGTTCGCGCTGTGCGCCGCCGCGCTGGCGGTCTACCACCTCGCGGACTCCGGCGCGCTGACCCTCAACGGCCAGGCGCAGGGCATCCTCTCGATCCTCGTCGTCGGGGCGTCCGTCGACTACGCGCTGCTCATCGTGGCCCGGTACCGCGAGGAGCTACGTCTCGTCGAGCGGCCCGCCGCCGCGATGCGCCGGGCCCTGCGCCGCAGCCTCGAGCCGATCGCCGCGTCCGCGGGCACCGTCGTCGCGGGTCTGCTGTGCCTCCTGCTGTCCGACCTGGCGTCGAACCGGAGCCTCGGACCCGTCGGGGCGATCGGCATCGCATCGGCGTTCCTCGCCGCGTTCACCCTGCTGCCGCTGCTGCTCCTGGTGGCCGGCCCGCGGTCGCGTGCGCTGTTCTGGCCGCGCATCCCGCGACCGCACGCCGCCGCGCACGCCGCCGCGCCGGTCGGTGCGGCGGACGAGCCGGCCCCCGCCGGGGCCTCCAGCGCCGGCGCGCACGTCGCCGCGGGCAGCGCCCGCGACCCGTTGCCCGCCACGGGCCTGTGGGGTCGCCTCGCCCGCTGGGTCGGGCGCCGTGACCGCGTCGTGTGGATCGCGACCAGCGTGGTGCTCCTGGCATGCGCGGCGTTCGTGCCGACGTTCCAGGCGTCCGGCACCAGCCAGGCGGACGTGTTCCTGACGGACGTCGACTCCGTCGCCGGCGAGGAGGTGCTCGCCGCGCACTTCCCGGCGGGCGTCGTGCAGCCCGCGGTCGTCGTGGTGGACACCGACGAGGCCGACGCGGTCGTCGAGGCCGCGCTCGAGGTCGAGGGCGTGCAGGCGGCGGCGCCGTACACCGGTGCGTCCGCGACGGGCGCCCCGGGCGGCGCGGACGCGGGCGCTGCGGGCGGCACCGACGCGGCTGCTGCGGACGGCGCGTCCGGCGGGGACGACGCCGGCGCGCCGGGCGACGAGGCGTCCGCGGGTGGCGAGTCCGCCGCCGGGGCACCGGGTGCCGCCCCGCAGGCGGACCCGGTCGTGGTCGACGGCCGCGTCCGGGTCGACGTGACCACCGAGGCCGCCGCCGACACCACCGAGGGCGTCGCGACCGTCGGACGCCTGCGGGAGGCCGTCCACGAGGTCGCGCCCGACGCCCTGGTCGGCGGCGCCGCGGCCGAGACGCTCGACGCCCAGGACGCCGGGACCCGCGACCTGCGGGTGATCGTGCCGGTCGTGCTCGTGGTGATCCTGCTGATCCTCATGCTGCTGCTGCGGTCCGTGCTGGCGGCGGTGCTCCTGATGCTGGCCAACGTGCTGTCGTTCGCCGCCGCGCTGGGGGTCGCGGCCCTGGTGTTCGACCACGTCCTCGACTTCCCGGGCGCGGACCCGGCCGTGCCGCTGTACGCCTTCACGTTCCTCGTGGCGCTCGGGGTGGACTACTCGATCTTCCTCATGACGCGGGTGCGCGAGGAGAGCGTGCGCGTCGGGACGCGCGACGGCGTCCTGCGCGGCCTGGCGGTCACGGGCGGCGTCATCACGTCCGCGGGCGTCGTGCTGGCGATGACGTTCGCGGCGCTCGGCGTCATCCCGCTGCTGTTCCTGGCGCAGCTCGCGTTCATCGTGGCGTTCGGCGTGCTGCTCGACACCCTCGTGGTGCGCAGCCTCCTCGTGCCGGCGCTGGTGCACGACGTCGGCGCGCGCACCTGGTGGCCGTCGAGGCTGTCCCGCTCGCCCGCGGGACAGGACGCTGCCGCCACCGGTGAGGACGCGGGCCGGGCCTAG
- a CDS encoding Gfo/Idh/MocA family protein: protein MTDTLRVGLVGYGSAGRGIHARLLRDVGARVVRVVSRNPARATAAARDWPDVAVDPDVPALLAHADALDVVVVASPTGDHVEHVRLALAAGLPVVVDKPLAPSADEAAELARLGAEAGDRLTVFQNRRWDPEQLTLRALLDAGELGRVHRFERRWERWRPVPQDRWKENDTRAGGLLLDLGAHLVDSAVQLFGPVASVHAELRSLTTPATDDVFLALTHAVRPDGTAVISHLQAGGLVGAPGPRTRVLGDRAAYLVTSFEGEATPFSALDDEAAGEHEGWLVHGDERVPVRRAPGGHADFYRAVEAWVRGAGPVPVDPADAVVTALVLDAARVAADEERVVRLDG, encoded by the coding sequence ATGACGGACACGCTTCGGGTGGGACTGGTCGGCTACGGATCGGCGGGGCGGGGGATCCACGCGCGCCTGCTGCGGGACGTCGGCGCGCGTGTGGTCCGGGTGGTCAGCCGCAACCCGGCGCGTGCCACCGCCGCGGCACGGGACTGGCCGGACGTGGCCGTCGACCCGGACGTGCCGGCGCTGCTGGCGCACGCGGACGCGCTGGACGTCGTCGTGGTGGCCAGTCCGACCGGCGACCACGTCGAGCACGTCCGCCTCGCGCTGGCCGCCGGGCTGCCGGTGGTCGTCGACAAGCCCCTGGCCCCGAGCGCCGACGAGGCCGCCGAGCTCGCGCGCCTCGGCGCCGAGGCGGGGGACCGGCTGACCGTGTTCCAGAACCGGCGGTGGGACCCGGAGCAGCTCACGCTGCGTGCCCTGCTGGACGCGGGGGAGCTCGGGCGGGTGCACCGGTTCGAGCGGCGGTGGGAGCGGTGGCGCCCCGTCCCGCAGGACCGCTGGAAGGAGAACGACACGCGCGCGGGGGGGCTCCTGCTCGACCTGGGCGCGCACCTGGTCGACTCGGCGGTCCAGCTCTTCGGCCCGGTCGCGTCCGTGCACGCCGAGCTGCGGAGCCTCACGACGCCGGCCACCGACGACGTGTTCCTCGCGCTCACGCACGCCGTCCGGCCGGACGGCACCGCGGTCATCAGCCACCTGCAGGCCGGTGGTCTCGTCGGGGCCCCGGGCCCCCGCACGCGGGTGCTCGGCGACCGGGCGGCGTACCTCGTCACCAGCTTCGAGGGGGAGGCGACGCCGTTCTCGGCGCTCGACGACGAGGCGGCGGGTGAGCACGAGGGCTGGCTGGTGCACGGCGACGAGCGGGTCCCCGTGCGCCGCGCCCCTGGCGGGCACGCGGACTTCTACCGCGCGGTCGAGGCGTGGGTGCGGGGCGCCGGTCCCGTCCCCGTCGACCCCGCGGACGCCGTGGTCACGGCGCTGGTCCTCGACGCGGCGCGGGTCGCGGCGGACGAGGAGCGCGTGGTCCGGCTCGACGGCTGA
- a CDS encoding TIGR01777 family oxidoreductase — MIVVVAGSSGLIGTALVARLTAEGHEVRRLVRRPARTPDERTWDPDAGVLPPEALAGADAVVNLAGAGVGDKRLTADRKRVVLESRTRSTGLIASTVAALDDPPRVLLQGSATGAYGERGDDVVTEDEPYGSTFLAGVVRRWEAAAAPAVEHPGVRVVLLRTGIVLSPRGGALGRLLPLVRLGLGGPLGSGRQYWSWITLEDEVRAVLHLLDAPVSGPVNLVAQPATQIEIVRALAARLHRPAVLPVPAWAMRVALGEFSQEVLGSLRAIPDALTAAGFVHLHPTPEAAAAALLP; from the coding sequence ATGATCGTGGTGGTGGCGGGCTCGAGCGGACTGATCGGGACTGCGCTGGTCGCGCGGCTGACGGCGGAGGGGCACGAGGTCCGGCGTCTCGTCCGACGCCCCGCGCGGACCCCGGACGAGCGCACCTGGGACCCGGACGCCGGTGTGCTCCCGCCGGAGGCCCTGGCGGGCGCGGACGCGGTCGTGAACCTCGCCGGCGCCGGCGTCGGCGACAAGCGGCTCACCGCCGATCGCAAGCGCGTCGTCCTGGAGTCCCGGACCCGCAGCACGGGCCTGATCGCCTCGACGGTCGCCGCCCTGGACGACCCGCCCCGCGTGCTGCTGCAGGGGTCGGCCACCGGAGCGTACGGCGAGCGGGGTGACGACGTCGTCACGGAGGACGAGCCCTACGGCTCCACGTTCCTGGCAGGCGTCGTCCGGCGGTGGGAGGCGGCTGCGGCCCCCGCCGTCGAGCACCCGGGGGTGCGGGTGGTGCTGCTGCGCACCGGGATCGTGCTGTCACCGCGGGGCGGTGCGCTCGGGCGGCTGCTGCCGCTCGTCCGGCTCGGGCTCGGCGGCCCGCTGGGCAGCGGTCGGCAGTACTGGAGCTGGATCACGCTGGAGGACGAGGTGCGTGCCGTCCTGCACCTGCTCGACGCGCCGGTGTCCGGCCCGGTCAACCTGGTCGCGCAGCCGGCGACCCAGATCGAGATCGTCCGGGCGCTCGCCGCACGGCTGCACCGGCCCGCCGTGCTGCCGGTCCCGGCCTGGGCGATGCGGGTGGCGCTCGGGGAGTTCTCGCAGGAGGTCCTCGGCTCGCTGCGCGCCATCCCCGACGCGCTGACCGCCGCCGGCTTCGTCCACCTGCACCCCACCCCGGAGGCAGCGGCGGCTGCGCTGCTCCCCTGA